In Prochlorococcus marinus str. MIT 1214, one DNA window encodes the following:
- a CDS encoding non-structural protein (NS2)-like protein, whose amino-acid sequence MFKVLDTCARYRLKEKTALVAIKDLKLKYEGKDESEAELFIKLYCSVFTPNENVDF is encoded by the coding sequence ATGTTTAAAGTTCTAGATACTTGTGCAAGATATAGGTTGAAAGAGAAAACTGCTTTAGTCGCAATAAAAGACCTTAAACTCAAATATGAGGGTAAAGATGAAAGTGAGGCAGAGCTGTTTATCAAGTTGTATTGCTCGGTTTTTACGCCAAATGAAAATGTAGATTTTTAA
- a CDS encoding inward rectifier potassium channel has translation MSLELTDLIKDFIATNLLSKVELDFLESELWETLEHIDEITSLTSAPVNISKELKLKDGSSWQLCCAAVLDDARPQKNSRTEQLRKLIEKFSLQ, from the coding sequence ATGTCTTTAGAGCTTACAGATTTAATCAAGGATTTTATAGCAACAAACCTCCTCTCAAAAGTTGAACTAGATTTCTTGGAGAGTGAACTGTGGGAGACCCTCGAGCATATCGATGAAATAACTTCCTTAACCTCTGCTCCAGTCAATATTTCTAAAGAATTGAAATTAAAAGATGGTTCATCATGGCAATTATGTTGTGCAGCAGTACTTGATGATGCCAGACCACAAAAAAACTCTCGAACAGAACAACTTAGAAAATTAATAGAAAAATTTTCTCTCCAATAG
- a CDS encoding DUF1499 domain-containing protein, with protein sequence MINQFLTFFFSILILLTITPHKANAIITDLPECVVVTHCVREDFKVKDLENAFKKATKIVSETARTKIVEKTDSFIHAEAKTKWRRYTDDLLLKAIPEKGIIQVRSESRVGIGDNGVNQKRVDDFAYRLMTERDITN encoded by the coding sequence ATGATTAATCAATTTTTAACTTTCTTCTTTTCAATTCTTATTCTTCTCACGATTACCCCCCATAAAGCAAATGCAATAATAACTGATCTGCCAGAGTGTGTTGTCGTAACGCACTGCGTGAGAGAAGACTTTAAAGTAAAAGATTTAGAAAATGCTTTTAAGAAAGCAACCAAAATAGTTTCTGAAACAGCCAGAACAAAAATAGTTGAAAAGACTGATTCATTTATTCATGCTGAAGCGAAGACAAAATGGAGAAGATATACCGATGATCTACTGCTCAAAGCAATTCCAGAAAAAGGTATTATTCAAGTCAGATCAGAATCAAGAGTAGGAATTGGAGATAATGGTGTGAATCAGAAGAGAGTTGATGATTTTGCTTATCGTCTAATGACAGAAAGAGACATCACTAACTGA
- a CDS encoding DUF1651 domain-containing protein yields the protein MKRDGWIREVNGIWILRFRYDWESWDQNPKVWIERGRLESNGPALLKNRKRMRRGLAIKLWRELLSTGWRRIPPQWD from the coding sequence ATGAAGCGAGATGGTTGGATTAGGGAAGTAAATGGAATATGGATACTTAGGTTTCGATATGATTGGGAGAGCTGGGATCAAAACCCTAAGGTTTGGATTGAGAGGGGAAGGCTTGAATCAAATGGACCCGCACTTTTAAAAAATCGTAAGAGGATGAGAAGAGGGTTGGCAATAAAACTATGGAGGGAATTATTGTCAACTGGATGGAGACGTATTCCCCCACAGTGGGATTAA
- the pip gene encoding prolyl aminopeptidase, translated as MLFPEIEPKEQGILKVSPLHSIYWERSGNPNGSSVLIVHGGPGGGSSPSYRRYFDPKKFNIVQFDQRGCGRSSPHSELKENTTHHLIEDIEKLRQLLKIESWHVFGGSWGSTLSLIYAIQHTEKVLSLTLRGIFLCRKTELSWFYQKGASEIFPEEFDLYQSVIPKNERGDLINAFHKRLTSQDRSERAKAAHAWTRWEMSTSFLMPKELSIKKAANDNFSDSFARIECHYFVNNIFLEENYILKNISKLKDIPVSIVQGRYDVVCPMRSAWDLNKSLPSSKLYVIDSAGHSMKEIGISKKLIELTNELANSSFNI; from the coding sequence ATGTTATTTCCAGAAATAGAACCTAAGGAACAAGGGATATTGAAAGTGAGCCCACTACACTCAATCTACTGGGAAAGAAGCGGCAATCCAAATGGATCCTCTGTCTTGATTGTTCATGGAGGCCCAGGGGGTGGGAGTAGTCCTTCTTATAGAAGATATTTTGACCCAAAGAAATTCAATATTGTTCAATTTGATCAAAGAGGATGCGGTAGATCTTCTCCTCATTCTGAGTTAAAAGAAAATACGACTCATCATTTAATTGAAGACATTGAAAAATTAAGACAACTCTTAAAAATTGAATCATGGCATGTCTTTGGGGGGTCATGGGGCTCAACATTAAGCTTGATTTATGCCATTCAACACACGGAAAAAGTTTTAAGTCTTACTCTTAGGGGTATATTTTTGTGCAGAAAAACCGAATTAAGTTGGTTCTATCAAAAAGGTGCTAGTGAGATTTTTCCTGAAGAATTTGATCTTTATCAGTCTGTTATTCCGAAAAATGAGAGAGGCGATTTGATTAATGCTTTCCATAAGAGATTAACCAGTCAAGATAGGTCTGAGAGAGCCAAAGCGGCACATGCTTGGACGAGATGGGAAATGTCAACAAGCTTTCTCATGCCAAAGGAATTATCCATTAAAAAAGCTGCAAATGATAATTTCTCAGATTCTTTTGCGCGTATAGAATGTCATTATTTTGTTAATAACATTTTTTTAGAGGAAAATTATATTTTAAAAAACATTTCTAAGCTAAAAGATATTCCTGTTTCGATTGTTCAGGGAAGATATGACGTGGTTTGTCCCATGAGAAGTGCATGGGATCTTAATAAATCATTGCCCTCTTCAAAACTTTATGTAATCGATAGTGCAGGACACTCAATGAAAGAGATTGGAATCTCTAAAAAATTAATTGAGTTGACGAATGAGTTAGCTAATTCCTCCTTTAACATCTAA
- a CDS encoding DUF4278 domain-containing protein, with amino-acid sequence MMTTLLYRGQNYVQHKQPKSQKDCVELTYRRNHYNTCRSEAKSELNFELAYRGHRYQH; translated from the coding sequence ATGATGACTACTCTTCTATATCGTGGACAAAACTATGTCCAGCACAAGCAGCCCAAATCACAAAAAGATTGTGTTGAGTTGACTTACAGGCGTAATCACTACAACACATGCAGAAGCGAAGCCAAGTCGGAGCTAAATTTCGAATTAGCTTATCGCGGTCATCGTTATCAGCATTAG
- a CDS encoding DUF1651 domain-containing protein, giving the protein MQNESWLVKKDRVWAIRFFKDKHPDEDGTNYIRVHYASCRHRFLHGITPHVELYESKKLTYEKARALWMLSVEREWEVSMKPLWETS; this is encoded by the coding sequence ATGCAAAATGAAAGTTGGCTTGTAAAAAAAGATCGTGTCTGGGCCATCAGGTTTTTTAAAGATAAGCACCCTGATGAAGACGGAACTAATTACATAAGAGTTCACTACGCTAGCTGCAGGCACAGGTTCCTACACGGGATTACTCCTCATGTTGAATTATATGAAAGTAAGAAGTTAACTTATGAAAAAGCAAGAGCCCTATGGATGTTGTCAGTAGAAAGAGAATGGGAAGTTTCTATGAAACCCTTATGGGAGACCTCTTAA
- a CDS encoding TIGR01548 family HAD-type hydrolase — protein MNNIGLILFDIDGVIRDVTNSYRLAIQETVHFFSGWRPSIEDIDSIKSEGCWNNDWDLSLEMINRHVQKNNLSFSAPSRKILIECFENFYFGGDPNHDSSEWSGFIKDETLLVKQTLFDELTQRRIGWGFVSGAELPSAKFVLEQRLGLASAPLISMGEAPEKPDPTGFISLSSKLSKKPLGLSNPPIAYIGDTVADVKTVINARIKIPDQKFISLAIAPPHLHVASSREKRLRYEEELRKAGADLIIKSMDNLKNEILNLFTNQ, from the coding sequence ATGAATAATATTGGCCTAATTTTATTTGATATCGATGGGGTTATTCGTGACGTAACCAACAGCTATCGATTAGCTATCCAAGAAACTGTACATTTTTTTAGTGGGTGGAGACCCTCGATAGAAGATATTGATTCTATAAAAAGTGAAGGCTGTTGGAACAATGATTGGGATTTGAGCCTAGAAATGATCAATAGACATGTACAAAAAAACAATCTTTCTTTTTCAGCTCCGTCTAGAAAAATATTAATTGAATGCTTTGAAAACTTTTATTTTGGTGGTGATCCAAACCATGACTCTAGTGAGTGGTCAGGTTTTATTAAAGATGAAACGTTATTAGTCAAACAAACACTTTTTGATGAATTAACCCAGCGAAGAATTGGTTGGGGTTTCGTAAGTGGAGCTGAATTACCATCAGCGAAATTCGTCCTAGAGCAGAGGCTCGGCTTAGCCTCTGCACCCTTGATTTCAATGGGTGAAGCGCCAGAAAAACCTGATCCAACAGGATTTATTTCACTATCTTCTAAACTTTCAAAAAAACCATTAGGCCTTTCCAATCCTCCAATTGCATATATTGGAGATACTGTTGCAGATGTTAAAACAGTTATAAATGCTCGAATTAAGATCCCTGATCAGAAATTTATCAGTCTCGCTATTGCCCCCCCACATTTACATGTAGCTTCAAGTCGAGAGAAACGTCTCAGATATGAGGAAGAGTTGAGAAAAGCAGGTGCAGATTTGATTATTAAATCGATGGACAATTTAAAAAATGAAATTCTAAATTTATTCACAAACCAATAG
- a CDS encoding DUF3764 family protein: MALETTVFSFKISVPFEQWAEVYDSEENKQLMKEEKIVCLYRGINKDDPSSAVVIEQAEEGKSIAMFSNPEVRPLIEEAGHIYDSTVITSYLQS, translated from the coding sequence GTGGCTCTAGAAACAACCGTATTCAGCTTTAAGATTTCTGTTCCGTTTGAACAATGGGCAGAGGTCTATGACAGTGAAGAAAACAAACAACTTATGAAAGAAGAAAAAATTGTTTGTCTTTATAGAGGGATAAATAAAGATGATCCAAGTAGTGCCGTTGTTATAGAGCAAGCTGAAGAAGGTAAATCAATCGCAATGTTTTCCAATCCTGAAGTAAGACCTTTAATTGAGGAAGCTGGACACATTTATGATTCAACCGTCATCACTAGTTACTTACAAAGCTAA
- a CDS encoding protein adenylyltransferase SelO: protein MSSTKAMQTTRTFSEFAKQADYSFMDSLEPDPQATDDGDDHLTREVFSGHYVPVTPTAIPKPEYIAHSKILFNELGLSQELALDELFRRLFSGDISVATTPMRPVGWATGYALSIYGTEYTQQCPFGTGNGYGDGRAISVFEGLFNGKRWEMQLKGGGPTPYCRGADGRAVLRSSVREFLAQEYMNSLGVPTSRSLTLYVSKSETVRRPWYTKNSNSIDPDILVETPAAISTRVAPSFLRVGQIELFARRVRNNEHQGAMKELEMIVKHLIIRNYKEEIDPILSFSDQVVELANSFRERLTSLVANWMRIGYCQGNFNSDNCAAGGFTLDYGPFGFCELFDPRFQPWTGGGEHFAFFNQQVAAEANYQMFLGAIRPLLTGNAKALDRLDSIRDGFTTVMNQKMENMWTKKLGLATYDALLVNEMLQLMVHTKLDYTIFFRKLSSIPKNLNDLKDSFYLPISEEIETKWISWLQRWRNQLINKGDQNEISAKMKGINPKYTWREWLITPAYEMAEKGDYGLIMELQAVLEKPYEEQSLEVQQKYDRLKPKKFFGAGGISHYSCSS from the coding sequence ATGAGCAGTACTAAAGCTATGCAGACAACTAGAACTTTCTCTGAGTTTGCAAAACAAGCTGACTACTCATTCATGGATTCTCTCGAACCTGATCCTCAGGCAACAGATGATGGTGACGACCACCTAACAAGAGAGGTCTTTTCTGGTCACTATGTACCTGTCACTCCAACAGCAATTCCAAAACCAGAATATATCGCACACAGTAAAATATTATTTAACGAGTTAGGCTTGAGCCAGGAACTTGCTCTAGATGAGCTTTTTCGTCGTCTATTCTCCGGCGACATAAGTGTTGCAACAACACCGATGAGACCAGTTGGCTGGGCTACCGGTTACGCACTATCAATCTATGGAACTGAATATACTCAGCAGTGTCCATTTGGGACAGGTAACGGCTATGGAGATGGGAGAGCTATTTCAGTATTTGAAGGTCTCTTTAATGGCAAAAGATGGGAGATGCAACTTAAAGGAGGAGGGCCAACACCATACTGCAGAGGAGCTGATGGACGAGCAGTGCTTCGTTCAAGTGTTCGTGAGTTTTTAGCGCAGGAATATATGAATTCACTCGGAGTACCAACATCACGATCTCTCACACTATATGTCTCTAAATCTGAAACAGTCCGCAGGCCTTGGTATACAAAAAACTCTAATTCAATCGATCCAGACATATTGGTAGAAACACCCGCTGCAATCTCAACACGAGTCGCACCATCATTTTTACGAGTAGGTCAGATAGAACTCTTTGCACGTCGAGTACGCAACAATGAGCATCAGGGTGCAATGAAAGAGCTCGAGATGATTGTGAAGCACTTAATCATAAGAAATTACAAGGAGGAAATTGATCCGATCCTTAGCTTTAGCGATCAAGTCGTTGAGCTCGCAAATTCATTCCGAGAACGACTCACATCATTAGTAGCTAATTGGATGCGGATTGGCTACTGTCAAGGTAATTTCAATAGTGACAATTGCGCTGCAGGTGGTTTCACCTTAGATTACGGTCCATTTGGTTTTTGCGAACTCTTCGATCCCAGATTCCAACCTTGGACAGGAGGGGGTGAGCATTTTGCATTCTTTAACCAACAAGTTGCTGCCGAAGCAAATTATCAAATGTTTTTGGGGGCGATTCGACCTCTGCTTACCGGCAACGCAAAGGCACTGGACAGGCTAGATAGCATCCGCGATGGATTTACTACAGTAATGAATCAGAAAATGGAGAACATGTGGACAAAGAAACTAGGCTTAGCCACCTATGACGCTCTTCTAGTAAATGAAATGCTACAGCTCATGGTTCACACAAAGCTCGACTACACAATCTTTTTCCGAAAACTTTCAAGTATCCCCAAAAATCTTAACGACTTAAAAGACAGTTTCTATCTACCAATTTCAGAAGAAATTGAGACAAAATGGATCAGTTGGCTACAAAGATGGCGGAATCAATTAATTAACAAAGGTGATCAAAATGAAATATCAGCAAAAATGAAAGGCATTAATCCAAAATACACATGGCGGGAATGGCTCATCACACCAGCATACGAAATGGCAGAGAAAGGCGACTATGGTCTCATAATGGAACTACAAGCTGTTTTAGAGAAACCTTACGAGGAACAATCATTAGAGGTACAGCAAAAATACGACAGACTCAAGCCCAAGAAATTCTTTGGAGCCGGTGGGATTTCCCATTACAGCTGTTCCTCATGA